Genomic DNA from Candidatus Cloacimonadota bacterium:
AATCGGTATATGTAATGGATTCCAGGTTTTAACGGAAACCCGCTTATTGCCTGGTGCACTTCTTCAGAATAAATCACTCCTCTTTATCTGTAAACATCAGCAGGTTAAAGTTGTGAATACATCAACTCCATTTACGAATGCAATTATAAAGGATAGTATACTGGATATTCCTATCGCTCATAATGAAGGCAATTACTATATTGACAATGATGGGCTCAAATCATTACAGGATAATGACCAGATCGTTTTTCAATATTGTGACAATAATGGGATCATTGATGATAGTACAAACCCAAATGGGGCTGTAATGAACATTGCAGGTATCGTAAATAAAAAAGGAAATGTACTCGGCATGATGCCTCATCCTGAAAGAAGTTCTGACCCTACTTGCGGTGTTACTGACGGTCAGCAAATATTTTTATCAATTAAAAATTTTGTAGAAAAATGAATGTCATTACTTCAGTTGCCAATCTATTATTTCCACCTATGTGCTTTTCATGTAATGAAAGATTAGAAAACAGCACGATATTGTGCAATAATTGCATTGACCAACTTATCGATCTTGAAGGGATCAGGTGTACATTCTGTCATAAAGAGATTTCTCATGGCTTTATTTGCGATGAATGTAAAACGATATATCCTTTTGATGAAGTGGTTTGTGCATATATGTATAATTCACCAATTCAAAGCATGATCCATCATTTTAAATATAATGAATTCAAAAAGATTGGCACATATCTCGGCAAAAGACTTGCTGATAAATTATCACATTATGATTTCACTCGTAACACAGATTATATCATACCTGTTCCGCTTCATAGAACAAAGGAGCGATTTCGAGGATTCAATCAAGCTGAAATCATTGCAAAAGCAATCTCAAAATCTATTAAAATACCAATTCTAAGTGATGTGATAAGAAGGAAAAAATTCACTCAAACGCAGACAAAACTTGA
This window encodes:
- the purQ gene encoding phosphoribosylformylglycinamidine synthase subunit PurQ produces the protein MNYNIIIFPGSNCDYDAYYVTKNLMRDEVEYVWHKDTELKNPDCVIIPGGFSYGDYLRAGAIAKFSPIMNEVVSFTQKGGLVIGICNGFQVLTETRLLPGALLQNKSLLFICKHQQVKVVNTSTPFTNAIIKDSILDIPIAHNEGNYYIDNDGLKSLQDNDQIVFQYCDNNGIIDDSTNPNGAVMNIAGIVNKKGNVLGMMPHPERSSDPTCGVTDGQQIFLSIKNFVEK
- a CDS encoding ComF family protein, which gives rise to MNVITSVANLLFPPMCFSCNERLENSTILCNNCIDQLIDLEGIRCTFCHKEISHGFICDECKTIYPFDEVVCAYMYNSPIQSMIHHFKYNEFKKIGTYLGKRLADKLSHYDFTRNTDYIIPVPLHRTKERFRGFNQAEIIAKAISKSIKIPILSDVIRRKKFTQTQTKLDHTEREKNVADAFILKDSEILKKKSILLVDDVLTTGSTMKSIALLLKENLAAHVYVCTLARA